One part of the Ziziphus jujuba cultivar Dongzao chromosome 2, ASM3175591v1 genome encodes these proteins:
- the LOC125422362 gene encoding uncharacterized protein LOC125422362, giving the protein MWVDNLKNFWYLWNIRSLILLSLFTQIILVLFASFRQRSRNIILSLFLWSTYLVADWIAIYAIGLISNSQNDPKKGNKDILAFWVAFLLLHLGGPDSITSYSLEDNELWIRHLFRLIAKLSAAAYILFQTFPHNKIWFPTILVLIVGAIKYGERLMAMYLANLKRFGSTTLPKPNPGYDYEESVARYSQTRSVKVVEETQMTIVESHEHSYKGRSIDDPEKHMELLITAYSLFEDFRGLLVGYILNPGDQKSSRNFFLHISSDVSFRLMEYELSLMYQLLHTKVSVLFTGIGLLVRSLSVCSMVVAFISFHYLVDKDKLKKFELILSYVLVSGAIFDDIISGIKLCFSDWLLMFIYLKGWKKYIPAFPERMSPQHQISWSAYLSDKMSSIRECILKGRRWSRSVSQYNMIRLCLKLNKLEKWLFSGCVSSLLDKDHIFWYFTSEEKNIEELKGLIFEELKKKSSKPSDAKEACSHRGDRALLGSKSYVKLQWSINEFHYAESLLLWHLATELCYQDDHHHGGPRHVDEQKRIDMSKKICKNISDYMFYLLAKKQELLAPVLGNIWEIVFQDTLEEAKGFFSKHFLTDHLKACKKLSNVKPKYRPAEVKGNSSKSVLFDACRLANQLQSLEGNQWELMSRVWVELLCYSAINCQAIVHAQQLRKGGELLTFSWLLMNHLGLGSQSQEQQIKK; this is encoded by the coding sequence ATGTGGGTCGACAACTTAAAGAATTTCTGGTATTTATGGAACATCCGGAGTCTCATTCTGTTAAGCCTCTTCACACAAATCATATTAGTCCTTTTCGCATCCTTTAGGCAGAGAAGCAGAAACATTATACTAAGCCTATTTCTCTGGTCTACCTACCTTGTGGCGGACTGGATTGCTATTTATGCTATAGGACTAATCTCCAATAGCCAAAATGATCCCAAGAAAGGCAACAAAGATATTCTTGCTTTCTGGGTCGCTTTTCTTTTGCTCCATCTCGGCGGTCCTGATAGCATTACCTCTTATTCTCTTGAAGATAACGAACTCTGGATCCGCCATTTGTTTCGACTCATTGCGAAGTTATCTGCCGCTGCTTATATCTTGTTCCAAACATTTCCCCACAACAAAATATGGTTCCCAACAATCCTCGTCCTCATCGTTGGAGCAATCAAGTATGGAGAGAGATTAATGGCTATGTATCTCGCAAACTTGAAGCGTTTCGGATCCACTACATTGCCGAAGCCAAATCCTGGTTATGACTATGAAGAATCCGTGGCGAGATACTCCCAAACAAGGTCTGTTAAGGTTGTGGAAGAGACACAGATGACAATAGTGGAAAGCCATGAACATTCTTACAAAGGTCGAAGTATAGATGATCCAGAAAAGCATATGGAACTACTAATTACGGCTTATTCTCTCTTTGAGGATTTCAGGGGACTTCTTGTGGGCTACATTCTGAACCCAGGTGATCAAAAATCAAGCAGGAATTTTTTTCTCCATATCAGCTCTGATGTGAGTTTCAGATTAATGGAGTATGAGCTAAGTTTAATGTACCAGCTTCTACACACCAAGGTCTCTGTGTTGTTCACTGGAATTGGGCTACTTGTTCGTTCTCTTAGCGTGTGTTCCATGGTTGTTGCTTTCATTTCGTTTCATTATTTGGTTGATAAAGATAAGTTGAAAAAGTTCGAACTCATCCTTAGTTACGTACTGGTTAGTGGAGCTATATTTGATGATATTATCTCTGGAATTAAGCTCTGTTTCTCTGACTGGCTCCTCATGTTCATCTACCTGAAGGGCTGGAAAAAATATATTCCGGCCTTTCCAGAGCGAATGTCACCACAGCACCAAATATCTTGGTCCGCTTACTTGTCAGATAAAATGAGCTCAATTCGAGAATGTATTTTAAAAGGCAGAAGGTGGTCTAGATCGGTTTCGCAGTATAATATGATAAGACTTTGCCTTAAACTCAACAAATTGGAAAAGTGGCTCTTCTCTGGCTGCGTTTCTTCCTTGCTAGATAAAGATcatatattttggtattttacgTCGGAGGAGAAGAACATTGAAGAACTCAAGGGTTTGATCTTCGAAGAGCTGAAAAAGAAATCTTCCAAGCCAAGTGATGCAAAGGAGGCATGTTCACACCGAGGTGATCGTGCTCTTTTAGGCTCTAAGAGCTATGTCAAGCTCCAATGGAGCATCAACGAGTTTCACTATGCCGAAAGCCTTCTTCTTTGGCACTTAGCCACTGAACTTTGCTATCAAGACGATCATCATCATGGTGGTCCTCGACATGTTGATGAGCAGAAGAGGATAGATATGAGTAAAAAAATTTGCAAGAACATTTCGGATTATATGTTTTATCTTCTGGCAAAGAAACAGGAATTGCTGGCACCAGTTCTGGGAAATATTTGGGAGATAGTTTTTCAGGATACTTTAGAAGAGGCAAAGGGTTTCTTTTCCAAACACTTCCTAACAGATCATCTGAAAGCCTGCAAGAAATTGAGTAATGTAAAACCCAAATACAGGCCTGCTGAAGTGAAAGGAAATAGTAGCAAATCCGTGTTGTTTGATGCATGTAGGCTAGCAAACCAACTCCAAAGCTTGGAGGGAAACCAGTGGGAGCTGATGAGTAGGGTTTGGGTGGAATTATTGTGCTATAGTGCAATTAATTGTCAGGCAATCGTCCATGCACAGCAACTAAGAAAGGGTGGAGAGCTTTTGACTTTCAGTTGGTTGCTCATGAATCATTTGGGTTTGGGATCCCAGTCTCAAGAGCAGCAGATCaaaaagtag